A stretch of the Nothobranchius furzeri strain GRZ-AD chromosome 5, NfurGRZ-RIMD1, whole genome shotgun sequence genome encodes the following:
- the pik3r4 gene encoding LOW QUALITY PROTEIN: phosphoinositide 3-kinase regulatory subunit 4 (The sequence of the model RefSeq protein was modified relative to this genomic sequence to represent the inferred CDS: inserted 2 bases in 1 codon): MGNQLAGIAPSQILSVDSYFSDIHDHEYDKSLGSTRFFKVARAKHREGLVVVKVFAIQDPSLPLTSYKQELEELKIRLHSCQNCLPFQKTSLTEKAAILFRQYVRDNLYDRISTRPFLNNVEKRWIAFQILNSVDQAHKAGVRHGDIKTENVMVTSWNWVLLTDFASFKPTYLPEDNPADFNYFFDTSRRRTCYVAPERFVDGSMFTTESDQNTPLVDLTNNNQRSRGELKQAMDIFSAGCVIAELFTEGVPLFDLSQLLAYRKGHFQAEQVLLKIEDQSIRELVVQMVQREPEKRLSAEEYLKRQRGKAFPDIFYTFLQPYMAQFAKETFQSADERVLIIRKDLDNILHNLRGGSSSSSSSSQDGSQGVGRPQEEQGLVVLVSVITSCLQTLHSCDSKLAALELTLHLAPQLGVDILLDRITPYLLHFCSDPMPRVRAQAIRTLTKVLALVKEVPRNDINIYPEYILPGIAHLAQDDATIVRLAYAENIAHLAESALRFLELVQENNVNTEQDLSGEDTEETNHPNENYDSELQALHEMVQQKVVTLLSDSENIVKQSLMENGITRLCVFFGRQKANDVLLSHMITFLNDKNDWHLRGAFFDSIVGVAAYVGWQSSSILKPLLQQGLSDTEEFVIYKALNALTCMCQLGLLQKPHIYEFVSDIAPFLCHPNLWIRYGAVGFITIVAQNLNVADIYCKLMPHLNAFIMQPIIQIDKELVLLSVLKEPVSRSIFDYALRSRDIASLFRHLLLRQKKRAGSIPECPTPDDPAIAQLLKKLLSQGMTEAEEDKLLALKDFMLKSNKAKANMGDPGHLGEAGLTGIIDLAMLGITGRQVDLVKPKAEADDKRARKQTKQDAMMNEEWRSMFGSQEPPSAQPAVVTQHTHNSLHPPSQLISCFTLXFQAPDGSVTQMKKTAAPVAPAAQTVASGPAYQRRINTCKVELQQLVQQKREQCSAERMAKQMMESAEWESRPPPPGWHPKGLLVAHLHEHKAAVNRIQVSDEHAVFATASNDGSVKVWDSQKMEGKTTTTRSVLTYSRVGGHVKTLTFCQGSHYLAVASDNGSIQLLSVEANKPPKSPKVQPFQSRSLDLQEDGCAVDIHHFNSGAQSVLAYATVNGSLVGWDLRSNSNAWTLRHDLRHGLITSFSVDMHQCWLCLGTSSGIMACWDMRFQLPISNHSHPARARVRRLLMHPLYQSSVIAAVQGNNEVSIWDMETGDRKFTLWASSAPPLSEMQPSPHSVHGIYCSPAEGNPLLLTAGSDMRIRFWDLAYPERSYIVAGGANDSLHCPSVLYSRKIIEGTEVVQEIHSKQKSGAPEDSPRHGLESLPVGHHDIITDIATFQTTQGFIVTSSRDGIVKVWK; the protein is encoded by the exons ATGGGGAACCAGCTGGCCGGCATcgccccctctcagatcctctctgtgGACAGCTACTTCTCAGACATCCATGACCATGAATACGACAAAAGTCTGGGCAGCACCCGATTCTTCAAGGTGGCCCGGGCCAAACACCGGGAGGGCCTTGTGGTGGTGAAGGTGTTTGCCATCCAAGACCCGTCACTTCCTCTGACCAGCTACAAACAGGAGCTGGAGGAGTTGAAGATCCGCCTGCATTCCTGTCAGAACTGTCTGCCCTTCCAGAAAACCTCCCTGACGGAGAAGGCTGCCATCCTCTTTCGCCAGTACGTCCGGGACAACCTGTACGACCGTATCAGTACTCGGCCATTTCTTAACAATGTGGAGAAGCGCTGGATCGCCTTCCAGATCCTCAACTCTGTTGACCAGGCGCACAAGGCCGGTGTCCGCCATGGAGACATCAAGACGGAGAATGTGATGGTGACCAGCTGGAACTGGGTGCTGCTCACTGACTTTGCCAGCTTCAAGCCCACCTACCTGCCAGAGGACAACCCCGCCGACTTTAACTACTTCTTCGACACGTCCAGACGTAGAACGTGCTACGTTGCTCCAGAGAGGTTTGTTGATGGAAGCATGTTTACCACCGAGAGCGACCAGAACACACCGCTGGTGGACCTGACAAACAACAACCAGAGGAGCCGAGGAGAGCTCAAGCAGGCCATGGACATCTTCTCTGCAG GTTGTGTGATTGCTGAGTTGTTCACCGAGGGCGTTCCTCTCTTCGATCTGTCCCAGCTGCTGGCGTATCGGAAAGGCCACTTCCAGGCAGAGCAGGTCCTCCTGAAGATCGAGGATCAGAGCATCAGAGAGCTG GTGGTTCAGATGGTTCAGCGGGAGCCGGAGAAACGTCTGTCGGCCGAGGAATATCTGAAACGGCAGCGAGGAAAAGCATTCCCTGACATTTTCTACACCTTCCTGCAGCCGTACATGGCCCAATTTGCCAAAGAGACCTTCCAGTCTGCAGATGAACGGGTCCTCATCATACGCAAAGACCTTGACAACATCCTGCACAACCTGAGAGGAG gctcctcctcctcctcctcttcatcccaGGATGGCAGCCAAGGAGTAGGACGCCCCCAGGAGGAGCAGGGTCTTGTGGTGCTGGTTTCCGTCATCACCTCCTGCCTGCAGACGCTGCACTCCTGTGACTCCAAGCTGGCCGCATTGGAGCTCACCCTGCACCTGGCGCCGCAGCTCGGCGTGGATATCCTGCTGGACCGCATCACGCCGTACTTGCTGCACTTCTGCAGCGACCCTATGCCTCGTGTGCGCGCACAGGCCATCAGAACACTCACCAAGGTTCTGGCGCTGGTGAAGGAGGTGCCCAGAAATGACATCAACATCTACCCGGAGTACATCCTGCCGGGCATTGCTCACCTGGCTCAGGATGATGCCACCATCGTCAGGTTGGCGTATGCAG AGAACATTGCCCACCTGGCAGAGAGCGCGCTGCGGTTCCTGGAGCTGGTTCAGGAGAACAACGTGAACACGGAACAGGACCTGAGTGGAGAGGACACAGAGGAAACCAACCACCCCAATGAGAATTACGACTCAG AGCTGCAGGCGCTGCATGAGATGGTGCAGCAGAAGGTGGTGACGCTGCTCAGCGACTCGGAGAACATCGTCAAACAGTCGCTGATGGAAAACGGCATCACGCGCCTCTGCGTTTTCTTCGGCAGACAGAAAGCCAACGACGTCCTGCTGTCCCACATGATCACCTTCCTGAACGATAAGAACGACTGGCACCTGCGGGGGGCGTTCTTTGACAGCATCGTGG GTGTGGCGGCCTACGTGGGCTGGCAGAGCTCATCCATCCTGAAGCCGCTCCTGCAGCAGGGTCTGAGCGACACCGAGGAGTTTGTCATCTACAAAGCTCTGAACGCCCTCACCTGCATGTGTCAGCTGGGCCTGCTGCAGAAACCGCACATCTACGAGTTCGTCAGCGACATTG CTCCTTTCCTGTGTCACCCCAACCTGTGGATCCGCTACGGGGCGGTTGGCTTCATCACCATCGTTGCTCAGAACCTCAACGTGGCTGACATCTACTGCAAACTGATGCCTCACCTGAACGCCTTCATCATGCAGCCCATCATCCAG ATTGATAAGGAGCTGGTTCTGCTGAGCGTCCTGAAGGAGCCGGTGAGTCGCTCCATCTTTGACTACGCGCTGCGGTCCAGAGACATCGCTAGCCTCTTCCGACACCTGCTTCTGCGCCAGAAGAAGAGGGCGGGTTCCATTCCCGAGTGTCCGACTCCCGATGACCCGGCCATCGCTCAGCTCCTCAAGAAGCTGCTGTCTCAG GGCATGACGGAGGCGGAGGAGGACAAGCTGCTCGCCCTCAAGGACTTCATGCTAAAGTCCAACAAGGCCAAAGCCAACATGGGCGACCCGGGTCACCTGGGAGAGGCGGGGCTAACCGGCATCATCGACCTGGCCATGCTTGGGATCACCGGGCGACAGGTCGACCTAGTCAAGCCCAAAGCGGAGGCAGATGACAAGAGAG CGAGGAAACAAACCAAGCAGGACGCCATGATGAACGAGGAGTGGAGGAGCATGTTTGGGTCTCAGGAACCGCCAAGCGCACAACCGGCAGTGGTAACACAACACACTCACAACAGCCTCCACCCCCCCAGTCAGCTGATTTCCTGTTTTACTCT TTTCCAGGCCCCTGATGGCTCTGTCACTCAGATGAAGAAGACAGCGGCTCCGGTGGCGCCCGCCGCACAGACAGTGGCAAGTGGCCCCGCCTACCAGCGGCGCATCAATACCTGTAAGGTGGAGCTTCAGCAGCTGGTGCAGCAGAAGAGGGAGCAGTGCAGCGCTGAGCGCATGGCCAAGCAGATGATGGAGAGCGCTGAGTGGGAGAGCCGCCCTCCCCCACCAG GGTGGCACCCGAAGGGTCTGCTGGTCgctcacctgcatgaacacaaagCTGCTGTTAACCGAATCCAAGTGTCTGACGAACACGCCGTCTTCGCCACGGCCTCCAACGATGGATCCGTCAAAGTCTGGGACAGTCAGAAGATGGAGGGGAAAACCACGACCACCAG GTCTGTACTGACGTACTCTCGGGTTGGAGGTCACGTGAAGACGCTGACGTTCTGCCAGGGTTCTCACTACCTAGCCGTGGCTTCAGATAACGGATCCATCCAGCTGCTCTCCGTCGAAGCAAACAAGCCCCCAAAGTCTCCCAAAGTCCAGCCGTTTCAGTCCAG GTCTCTGGACCTTCAGGAGGATGGCTGCGCCGTGGATATCCATCACTTTAACTCAGGAGCCCAGTCGGTTCTGGCGTATGCCACCGTTAACGGGTCACTGGTGGGCTGGGACCTTCGATCCAACTCCAACGCCTGGACACTACGTCATGACCTTCGACATGGACTCATCACATCCTTCAGTGTGGACATGCACCAGTGCTGGCTATGCCTAG GTACAAGCAGCGGCATCATGGCATGCTGGGATATGCGGTTTCAGCTCCCCATCTCAAACCACTCCCACCCGGCCCGGGCGCGGGTCCGAAGGCTGCTGATGCACCCGCTGTACCAGTCCTCTGTGATTGCAG CGGTCCAGGGAAACAACGAGGTGTCCATCTGGGACATGGAGACCGGTGATCGGAAGTTCACGCTCTGGGCCAGCTCGGCGCCGCCGCTTTCTGAGATGCAG CCGTCGCCTCACAGCGTCCACGGGATCTACTGTAGTCCTGCTGAAGGGAACCCTCTACTGCTGACGGCTGGGTCTGACATGAGGATCAG GTTCTGGGACTTGGCCTATCCAGAGAGGTCCTACATTGTGGCTGGAGGAGCCAACGACTCGCTGCATTGTCCATCTGTCCTCTACAGCCGCAAGATCATCGAAGGGACCGAGGTGGtccag GAGATCCACAGTAAACAGAAGAGCGGAGCTCCAGAGGACTCTCCTCGCCACGGCCTTGAGTCACTTCCTGTTGGACACCACGACATCATCACGGACATCGCCACCTTCCAGACCACACAGGGATTCATCGTCACCTCGTCCAGAGATGGAATCGTCAAAGTGTGGAAGTGA